Proteins encoded in a region of the Teredinibacter purpureus genome:
- a CDS encoding DUF4160 domain-containing protein translates to MIFRKSISAKSIVELVENLNGFLRNPCSIEEDENGNSFILEQRQLFDTIDAVKVELYAKEHAPPHFHIKGNDVDASFTIEDCKLLQGKAPNKVVKKVKYWHKYARPKLIEFWNETRPYDCPVGPIKT, encoded by the coding sequence GTGATCTTTAGAAAATCCATTTCGGCTAAATCTATCGTTGAGTTAGTTGAAAATTTGAATGGTTTTCTTCGTAATCCTTGCTCTATTGAAGAGGATGAAAACGGAAATTCGTTCATTCTTGAGCAACGTCAGCTTTTCGATACAATTGATGCGGTTAAAGTTGAACTGTATGCCAAAGAGCATGCACCGCCACATTTTCATATTAAGGGTAACGATGTTGACGCCTCGTTTACAATCGAAGATTGTAAGTTGTTACAAGGCAAGGCACCAAATAAAGTAGTTAAAAAGGTCAAGTATTGGCACAAGTATGCTCGACCAAAACTCATAGAATTTTGGAATGAAACTAGGCCTTATGACTGTCCAGTTGGCCCAATCAAAACATAA